The following are encoded together in the Bacteroidota bacterium genome:
- a CDS encoding 4'-phosphopantetheinyl transferase superfamily protein: MPLVFNNEIENHKAKLGIWEIQESVDFLLDCTNLTENEKIVFNTMRNENRKKQWLASRIILDKLSENSKHLIVYENNGQPFISDGIHQISISHTSKFVAVILSRFLKVGIDIEGIHPRILKIRHKFVSPSENDFIEDDGNLLESLFLIWSAKEAIFKMYGKGNIDFRKNIHVKPFSIQADGVIQSVLSTKTVSQAYTLKYRKIADHLLVYVTSVI; this comes from the coding sequence ATGCCTCTTGTTTTTAATAATGAAATAGAAAATCATAAAGCTAAACTGGGGATTTGGGAAATCCAAGAATCAGTTGATTTCTTACTAGATTGTACTAATCTGACTGAAAATGAAAAAATCGTTTTTAATACCATGCGAAACGAAAATCGTAAAAAGCAATGGTTGGCAAGTAGAATTATTTTGGATAAATTATCAGAAAATAGCAAGCATTTAATTGTTTACGAAAATAACGGACAACCATTCATTAGTGATGGGATTCATCAAATTTCTATTTCTCATACCTCAAAGTTCGTGGCCGTAATTTTAAGCCGTTTTCTGAAAGTTGGGATTGATATTGAAGGGATTCATCCCAGAATTTTGAAAATAAGACATAAATTCGTTTCGCCAAGTGAAAATGATTTTATAGAAGATGATGGAAATTTATTGGAAAGTTTATTCTTAATCTGGTCGGCTAAAGAGGCCATTTTTAAAATGTATGGTAAAGGGAATATAGATTTTCGGAAAAATATACATGTAAAACCATTTAGTATTCAGGCAGATGGTGTAATTCAAAGTGTGCTCTCGACCAAAACTGTTTCGCAAGCTTACACCCTGAAATATAGAAAAATAGCAGACCATTTGCTTGTGTACGTGACCTCTGTTATTTAA
- the ahcY gene encoding adenosylhomocysteinase produces MIETKTDYKVANIKLAEFGRKEIEIAEKEMPGLMSIRRKYSAEKPLKDVRITGSLHMTIQTAVLIETLVELGANVRWASCNIFSTQDHAAAAIAASGVPVFAWKGETLTEYWWCTNQAVTFPDGKGPQLIVDDGGDATLLLHKGVAIEKNPELLKKVPENNEEAVIYKLLQDTYLEDQSKWTKITADWKGVSEETTTGVHRLYQMMEAGELMVPAINVNDSVTKSKFDNLYGCRESLADGIKRATDVMIAGKVVVVLGYGDVGKGCAHSMRSYGARVIITEIDPICALQAAMEGFQVTTIDKALPEGNIFVTTTGNKDVITFDHMQKMNDQAIVCNIGHFDNEIQVSKLDSAKNVAKINIKPQVDKYTFENGNCIYMLAEGRLVNLGCATGHPSFVMSNSFSNQTLAQIELWKNNYPVGVYRLPKELDEEVARLHLEQIGVKLTKLTPEQAAYLGVPINGPYKADHYRY; encoded by the coding sequence ATGATAGAAACTAAAACAGATTATAAAGTAGCAAATATAAAATTGGCTGAATTTGGAAGAAAAGAAATTGAAATAGCTGAAAAAGAAATGCCAGGTTTGATGTCGATCAGAAGAAAATATTCGGCTGAAAAACCACTCAAAGATGTACGAATTACTGGATCATTGCACATGACCATTCAAACTGCCGTACTTATTGAAACACTTGTTGAATTAGGAGCAAATGTAAGATGGGCTAGTTGTAATATCTTCTCAACTCAAGATCACGCCGCTGCAGCAATTGCAGCTTCAGGTGTTCCGGTTTTTGCATGGAAGGGCGAGACCTTGACCGAATACTGGTGGTGTACCAATCAGGCCGTTACTTTCCCCGATGGAAAAGGACCTCAATTGATCGTTGATGATGGAGGAGATGCAACCCTACTATTACATAAAGGAGTTGCTATCGAAAAAAATCCTGAATTGCTTAAAAAGGTTCCTGAAAATAACGAAGAGGCTGTAATCTATAAATTACTGCAGGATACTTATCTTGAAGATCAAAGCAAATGGACAAAAATAACCGCTGATTGGAAAGGCGTTTCGGAAGAAACAACTACCGGTGTCCATCGCTTATATCAAATGATGGAAGCGGGAGAATTGATGGTGCCAGCTATAAATGTAAACGATTCTGTGACTAAATCGAAATTCGACAATTTATATGGTTGCCGTGAATCATTGGCCGATGGGATAAAAAGAGCAACTGACGTAATGATTGCCGGCAAAGTTGTTGTTGTTTTGGGTTATGGTGATGTTGGAAAAGGTTGTGCTCATTCGATGAGATCATACGGTGCCAGAGTTATTATTACTGAAATTGACCCAATCTGTGCCTTACAAGCTGCAATGGAAGGATTTCAGGTAACAACTATTGATAAAGCTTTACCCGAAGGAAATATTTTTGTTACAACAACAGGCAATAAAGATGTAATAACCTTCGATCATATGCAAAAAATGAATGATCAGGCTATTGTTTGCAATATCGGTCATTTTGACAATGAAATTCAGGTTTCAAAACTTGATTCTGCGAAAAATGTTGCTAAAATCAATATCAAACCTCAGGTTGATAAATACACTTTCGAAAATGGAAATTGTATTTATATGCTAGCAGAAGGACGTTTGGTCAACTTGGGTTGTGCAACCGGGCATCCTTCATTTGTGATGAGTAACTCATTTAGCAACCAAACACTCGCACAAATTGAATTATGGAAAAACAATTATCCAGTTGGGGTTTATCGACTACCTAAAGAACTAGATGAAGAAGTTGCGAGATTGCACCTCGAGCAAATTGGTGTTAAATTGACTAAATTAACTCCAGAGCAAGCAGCATATTTAGGAGTTCCAATTAATGGTCCTTACAAAGCTGATCATTATAGATATTAG